The DNA region GTAAACGCCGCAACGATCTCGTGTTCACCGGTCCCAAGGGGGGACGCCTGCAGGTGTCGAACGTCCGTCGGGCCGTCGACTGGGAGAACCTTCGACGAGTCCTGGACCGGCCAGATCTGCGCATCCACGATCTCCGACACACTCTCGCAACGCTCCTGTTCGATGCCGGGAGCGCTGCCAACGACGTGCAGGCCATCCTGGGACACTCTTCGATGCAGGTCACGGAGCGCTACAGTCGTGCACGTTCCGACTCCGCAGTGCGAGCAACCGGCGCACTTGACCAGCTGTTTCTAGGAGGGACGGGTCCGTGAACGGTAAGACGACCGTCGCAGAGTCGCTGCGGGACTTCCCGGATGATGTGGTCGAGGTCGACCGCTTCCCGAGGCAAGTAGAGCGAGCGAATCTGGTCCGCACGCCTGGGTTTGCGGCCAAGCTGAACACGATTTGGTTCTTCTTCAGTGCTGTGGAGCCCGCATATGCGTTCGTACGCAGCGGGCGGATGTCTCTGCAGGTCGGCGGGGTGGCCCTCCGTGAAGCGATGTGGGAGGCCCGGTATGACGCTAAGAAGGACCGCGACGTGAAGACTCTTCTATTGGGAGCGCACCGGCCCGTTGCAGATTTCGATGACGCATCGTTGATCGACCGCTTCCGTGACGGACTCGATCGGGAATCGGCTCATTGGCAGGGGGCTTAGGGCGCGCGCCAATAGGTGTGAGCAGGTGATCCCAAACTTGCGCTCTCACACTTACCCCGACGAGACTGCGATCATCGAGTATCTCCGCGAGCACGTCGCCGTCTGACACTGCATACCGGCCTACGTGATCTATGCGTCCAGGACGGCGAGCCGTGATCGAGTAGGAAGAGGCTGATCGATTCGGTCCAGCCGCGCTCGTTATGATGCAATGCGCACGGCGGTATCATCAGGACCTTGGCGGGCTGGAAGTCCCATCGATTCGCTAACCACTCACTGGCGCGCTATTACCGTTCAAGCGAAACGCCGAGCGCTTCCGTCCGCCGATGCTCATCATCGAGCGTGCTCTCCTGGGTAGATTCGAGCTGGCGGTTTACATGTCTTGCCCCGTGCAGAACGTTGATCTTGATCGCGGTGCCGAGTTTTGCCTCAGCGATGAGTGCGATTTCCGCGCGAAGGTCGGTGTCAAGGTCGTGACCGTGGGCTAGGTGTTGTGGGTCATGACGTTGTAGACGTCGGGTGGGTGTGAAGAAGCGGGTCCGTTGTCGGTTGGATGGAAGTGCTGACAACCGTTCCGACCTGCAAGGACCCGCTTCGTGACCCACCGTAACGCCCCGCTGTCCGTCGAGGGCCGCCGCCGCCTCATCGAACGCTGCCGCACCCGCCCCATCAGCCATGTCGCCGCCGAGATGGGCATCTCACGGGCGTGCGCGTCGAAGTGGGTGAACCGGTGGCGGCAGCACGGCGGTCTCGGTCTCGAGGACCGCTCCAGCGCGCCCGGAACGTCACCGACCGCGACGCCCGCGCACGTCGTGTCTCGGATCGAGCAACTCCGCCGTGACGGCAAGCACTCGGCTCGCCGCATCGTGACCGAACTCGCCGCAGACCAGGTGGTCATCTCGGTGCGGACGGTAACCCGGGTTCTGGACCGGCTCGGGTTGAACCGTCGCCGCCACATCGACCCCGACGGGGAGGTAAATCGGACGCCGCGGACGATCACGGCCCGGTATCCGGGGCACATGGTGCACCTGGACGTGAAGAAGGTCGGCCGGATCCCTGACGGCGGCGGCTGGCGCGTCCACGGCCGCGGCTCCGACCAACACCGCGCCACCGGCCGGGCACGCACGAAGGACCGCGCGACAGGTGGGAAACGCCCCGGGTATGTGTTCCTGCACTCCGCGATCGACGGGTACTCGAGGCTGGCCTACACCGAGCACCTGCCGGATGAGACCGCGGCGACCACGATCGGGTTCTTCACCCGCGCGAGAGCGTTCTTCCAAGCGCACGGCATCACCCGGTTGACGAGGGTCGTGACCGACAACGGCTCCAACTACCGCGCCGACCGGTTCCACCGCATCGTGCTCGCACACGCGTCCCGGCACCAACGGACACGGCCCTACACGCCCCGGCATAACGGGAAGGTTGAGCGCTACAACCGGATCCTCGCCGACGAGTTCCTCTACGCCCGCACCTTCACCTCAGAACAGCAGCGCGCGGACGCCCTGAAGGTGTGGAACGTGCACTACAACTACCATCGGCCCCACACCACCGCCGGCAACATGCCACCCGCTACTCGTCTCCGCACCGGCGTCACCAACGTCATGGCCTCATACAGCTAGGAGCAACTTCGCCGAATTGACTTCGATCGCCTTGACGCGGATCAGTCCTCCGCCTTCCCCGTCGTCCTCGGAGGAGTTCGTAAGCACGGAAATGAAGGTGGGGATCGCCACTGTCTTGACGGCTTCGGCGGTCGCCCTCACGATGCGTCCGCCTCGTTGATCGCGATCGTCATCAACTTGGCTTACCAACCCTCCGAGGACTTCGAGGCCGAGCAGAGCGCGTCCACTGTCTGGCACGACCGCGTGGTCAGCCGCCCAGTAGAGCGTTCGCATCGTGTCTTCATGGAGACGAAAGGTATCTAGCTTCTCCGCAGCACGGTCGGCGTTCTGCGCCGCTCGATCTGCAACGGCACTTGCCCGGTCAGCGGCCCGCGATGAACGGTCTGCGGCTTCTGCATTCTGTTGTGCAGTGCGCTGCGCTGCCATGAGACTCTTGCCTTGCCGTACCGCGATCACGATCGTTCCACTTAGAGCGATCAGGGCTGGTAGGACCGCGAGGGTGATCGCAAGCCACCAAGGAGCTGAAGCCGAGTGTCCCATAGGTCGAGTATTTCAGTCCTAACACCCTCAGGTGACAAGCTAGCGCCGCTGGCCCCTACTGGCGCGCTCTTGGCCCATGGCCCGAGTGCGGATCGAGCGAGAGCTGCTTGATGAGGCGTGGCCGATCACGGGTAGCAGGTCTGACCTTGAAGTGCGTGTCCTGGCTCTCGAGACCTTGATTGCGGTCCACCGGACCAGAGCCAAGCGCTCTGATCGCCAGGCTGCATCAGACTCGGTGATTGCGACGGCCGACGTGAGGGAGCACCAATTCTCGGCCTCCTGCGCGGGGGAGCAGGGGTACTACGGCTCTGTGTCAATCGGCCCGTCGTGTGACGGGAGGGAGCGTCCCGGCGTCTCCGCGAGACACCCACTCTGTCAATGTCAGGTCGGGGTAGTCCCCGAAGGATGCTGGGGGCGTGTAGTCGCTGCGTCGCGATCCATCCGCGTTCCAAGCTGCTCCACAAGAGCAGATGACCCCACCGTTCTCAATCGGCGTGAACGAGACGACAGAGCTGTCGAACGAGCACACCTGGCAGATGAGTCCATAGCTTTCAGTCCAAGACATGGGGCGAGCGTAAGTGGAACCTCCGTCCTTCAGTTTCGAACAACCGAGTGATCCGCACGGCCGCGCTCAGATGCGTTCTCGGAGCCAGGTGTCGACCGCGCTCATCGGGACCGGTGCGAACTTCCAAGCGTCGACGCCCACATGCATCATCGCGTCGTCATTCGTGAAGACCGCCGTCGAGTGCGTGTGCCCGTGAACGAGTGGAACACCATCGTCCACCGGACGGACCCTCTTGAGCTTGTCGATCGGGACAGTGTCATACGGATAGTGCGAAGCACGGAGCAGTTGCCCGTGTCGTGACCCGTTCAGCACCTCGGGGAGCACCGTCCAGCCGGCGGCTTCGTACAGAGGCGTCATTGATTGGATGCGAGTCCTTGTCTGCGTCGCTCGCGAGACCCAGTCGTGGTTGCCCGGGACGAGCAGCCGACGGCCGTGCAGCTGACGGGTGAGGGCAAGAGCATCACCGATGTCGTTCATCGAGGCCATGAGCAGATCGCCGAGGTGCAGCACGACGGCATCCGGCGGGACGACTGAGTTCCAGCGCTCGACGAGAGAGGTATCCATCGTCTCGACGTTGCCGAACGGACGCCTCGCGTGCTCGATGATCCGCGCATGCCCGAAGTGATGGTCTGCGGTGACGAAGTCGACGGCATCGAAGTCGAACGTCGGAGCTCCATCTTCGGGTACTCGTCGTGCGTCTTCCATGCTCCGACGCTAGCTCGATCGGGAGCCCTGGGGGAGTTGCCTGGCGACGAGCAACCGGCACAGAACCGGCACAGCGTCACCGGAGCGGCAGCGAATCCGACCCCGGAAACAAGAAAACCCCCGGCTTCACCGGGGGCTTCCTGCTGTGGCTGGACACGGCATCGATCCGTGGACCTTTCGATTTTCAGTCGAACGCTCTACCAACTGAGCTATCCAGCCGTGGCGACCCTGACGGGACTTGAACCCGCGACCTCCGCCGTGACAGGGCGGCACGCTAACCAGCTGCGCTACAGGGCCATGTTGAATTGCTGTGGTGTTGCTCAGTACTA from Curtobacterium sp. MCJR17_020 includes:
- a CDS encoding IS481 family transposase — translated: MTHRNAPLSVEGRRRLIERCRTRPISHVAAEMGISRACASKWVNRWRQHGGLGLEDRSSAPGTSPTATPAHVVSRIEQLRRDGKHSARRIVTELAADQVVISVRTVTRVLDRLGLNRRRHIDPDGEVNRTPRTITARYPGHMVHLDVKKVGRIPDGGGWRVHGRGSDQHRATGRARTKDRATGGKRPGYVFLHSAIDGYSRLAYTEHLPDETAATTIGFFTRARAFFQAHGITRLTRVVTDNGSNYRADRFHRIVLAHASRHQRTRPYTPRHNGKVERYNRILADEFLYARTFTSEQQRADALKVWNVHYNYHRPHTTAGNMPPATRLRTGVTNVMASYS
- a CDS encoding metallophosphoesterase, whose amino-acid sequence is MEDARRVPEDGAPTFDFDAVDFVTADHHFGHARIIEHARRPFGNVETMDTSLVERWNSVVPPDAVVLHLGDLLMASMNDIGDALALTRQLHGRRLLVPGNHDWVSRATQTRTRIQSMTPLYEAAGWTVLPEVLNGSRHGQLLRASHYPYDTVPIDKLKRVRPVDDGVPLVHGHTHSTAVFTNDDAMMHVGVDAWKFAPVPMSAVDTWLRERI